The DNA sequence GTCTTCACCCTGGGGTGGGTTCCCTTCTTCATCAGCTTCGCCGCGCTGCCGCTGCACGCCGCAGGCACCACCCCGCTGGGGCTTTGGCCCGGCGGCATGGCCCCCATCGGCGCGTGGGAGATCGCCGTCATGCTCCTGCTGGTGGTCTCCAATGACACCTTCGGCTACCTGGTGGGCGCGTCGCTGGGAAAGCACCCCATGGCACCGAAGATCAGCCCCAAGAAGTCCTGGGAAGGCTTCGCCGGGTCGGTGGCAGGCGCCATGCTGATCGGCGTGCTGGCAGCCCTCTTCGTGCTGGACAAACCGTGGTGGGTGGGCGCCGTGCTCGCTGTCGGAACCGTGGCCGCGTCCACCGCCGGCGACCTCGCCGAGTCCATGGTCAAGCGTGAACTGGGCGTCAAGGACATGAGCAGCATCCTGCCCGGGCACGGGGGAGTGATGGACCGGCTGGACTCCATCGTCTTCGCCTCGCCGGTGGCGTTCATCCTGTACGGCCTGGTGGCCGGCGCCTGACCCTCCAGCCCGGCGCGCCGGGCCCCCGACACAAACATGGTCCCGGGCGGCCGCACCAATCGCGGCCCCCTAAACTGGTGCGGAAGCACTACCGCTGAAGAGCATTGAAGGAAACGAAGTGGCATTGGACATTCATCGGCAGATCCCTGCGTCCTTTGAGCGCGTGCAGCGCAGCGAGTACGGGTACAACGCCAGGCAGGTTGACCAGTTCCTGCAGCGGGCACGGATCTCCCTGGAAACACCCCAGGCCGCAACCGACCCCGTCAACAGCGCCGACGTGAGGGCCGTGTCCTTCGATCCCGTCAAAGGCGGCTACTCCGCCACGGTCGTGGACGCCGCCTTGGACCGGCTTGAGGACGCCTTCGCCCGCCGGGAGCGGGATGAACTGATCGCGGCCCGGGGCGAGGAAGCCTGGCTGCGCGAAATCGGGAGCCTCTCCGGAATCCTCCGGGGC is a window from the Arthrobacter sp. NicSoilC5 genome containing:
- a CDS encoding phosphatidate cytidylyltransferase, translated to MGQADQAPAPRARTRGKQPRSNPTPKAGRNLPAAVVVGLAMLIAVLGGLLFLPLAFVAIVTAFAVFGVWEIYRALEANGTRMPIVPVMTGTLAMPFAAYFGGIESQLFALLLSAVAVLLWRSIESAAGSANSIFAGVFTLGWVPFFISFAALPLHAAGTTPLGLWPGGMAPIGAWEIAVMLLLVVSNDTFGYLVGASLGKHPMAPKISPKKSWEGFAGSVAGAMLIGVLAALFVLDKPWWVGAVLAVGTVAASTAGDLAESMVKRELGVKDMSSILPGHGGVMDRLDSIVFASPVAFILYGLVAGA
- a CDS encoding DivIVA domain-containing protein, encoding MALDIHRQIPASFERVQRSEYGYNARQVDQFLQRARISLETPQAATDPVNSADVRAVSFDPVKGGYSATVVDAALDRLEDAFARRERDELIAARGEEAWLREIGSLSGILRGRLHRPDGDRFRRPTKKKARSYNTDDVDRLCRELVAYLEQDKPLSVDSVRRAVFRPTVGRDGYEESQVDAFLDRVVELMAAID